CGGCGACGCCGCTCCGCTGGTCGAGCTGGCCGCCCTCTGCGAGGAGTACGACGCCCTGCTGGTCGTCGACGAGGCGCACGGCGTCGGCGTCCACGGCCCCGGCCTGGTCGCCACGCTCGGCCTGGCCGGCCTGCCGCACGTCGTCGTCAGCGCCACCCTGTCGAAGTCGCTCGGCAGCCAGGGTGGCGCGATCCTGGGCCCGGCCGCGCTGCGCGAGCACCTGGTCAACCGGGCGCGGCCGTTCATCTTCGACACCGGCCTCGCACCCGCCGCGACCGCCGGCGCGCTGGCCGCGCTCCGCGAGATCCGTCGCCGTCCCGAGCTGGGCGAGACCGTGCGGACCCGGGTCGCGGCCCTGGCCGACGCGCTCGGGGTGGTCGCACCCGCGGGCGCGGTGCTGTCGGTGCCGATGTCGTCGCCGCAGGCGGCGGTGGCCGCCCAGGCCGCCGCCCTCGAGGCCGGCCTGCGGGTCGGCTGCTTCCGCCCGCCGTCCGTCCCCGACGGCATCTCGCGGCTGCGGATCACGGTCACCGCCGGGGTGCCGGCCGACGACTGGGCGCGCGCGGTCGACGTCCTCGTCGAGCTCGTGAAGGAGCACCAGTGACCCGCGTCGTGGTGGTCACCGGCACGGACACCGGCGTCGGGAA
Above is a genomic segment from Nocardioides aromaticivorans containing:
- a CDS encoding 8-amino-7-oxononanoate synthase — translated: MSAWQDWLAAEASKREEAGLTRRLRERSADDPTIDLAGNDYLGLARDPGVRQAAADAALAWGSGASASRLVTGTFALHAELEQELADYLGQPSALVFSTGYHANLAIVTALADRTVRVISDAHIHASLVDAVRLSRAALTVVPHSDVDAVHAGLVVAAEAGERAIVLVESVYSVLGDAAPLVELAALCEEYDALLVVDEAHGVGVHGPGLVATLGLAGLPHVVVSATLSKSLGSQGGAILGPAALREHLVNRARPFIFDTGLAPAATAGALAALREIRRRPELGETVRTRVAALADALGVVAPAGAVLSVPMSSPQAAVAAQAAALEAGLRVGCFRPPSVPDGISRLRITVTAGVPADDWARAVDVLVELVKEHQ